Genomic segment of Acidimicrobiia bacterium:
ATCATCAACTTCTGCTCGCTGAACGGTGTGACCGGGGCCTGGTACTCGGTGGACTACAACGCGGCCAAGGAGGGCATCCGCGGGCTCACGCGGAGCGCGGCACGCGAGTGGGGTCAGCACAACATCACCGTGAACGCGATCGCGCCCGGAGCCGCCTCCGAGGGCTACCGGGCCTGGGCCGATCGGAACCCCGAGCAGGCGCGCGCGGCCGAGTCGACGGTCCCGCTGCGACGCGTCGGCGATCCCGAGGAGGACCTCGGCGGCGTCGCCCTCTTCTTCGCCAGCGACGACGGCGCGTACATCACCGGCCATACCCTCTTCGCCGACGGTGGTGCGCACATGGGGGCGGGTTGGCAGCCGCCACGGTCGACGACACCCGATGGCCTCGGCCACTTCGTCGCTGACGGGACGTCATGATGCGCCGCGATCGCCGCGGGCAGACGCCGACGGCCGCGGTGCTCCGGAATAGCCGCGCACGGCCGTCGGTTCTCTGACCATCGTGCACGCGATCACCGTCTCCGAGTTCGGACCGCCCTCGGTGTTGACGCCCGCCGAGCTCCCCACCCCGCAGCCCGGTCCCGGGCAGTTCCTCGTCGAGGTGACGGGGGCCGGCGTCGGTCCGTGGGACGCCAAGATCCGACAGGGGCAGTTCGGAGCGCGGACCTTCCCCTACGTGCCTGGCGCCGAGCTGTCGGGCCTCATCGTCGGCGTCGGTGAGGGCGCAGGCCCG
This window contains:
- a CDS encoding SDR family oxidoreductase, with product MGDRLAGRVAIITGAGMGIGRGIARRYAREGCRVVVAEVQAEHGRRAAADIVEQLGGQARFAEVDVGHQRDVRQMVADTVATEGRIDILVNNAQGYTPLVPLEEKTDDMMARSLDTGLWATFWSMQAAFPHMREKRFGRIINFCSLNGVTGAWYSVDYNAAKEGIRGLTRSAAREWGQHNITVNAIAPGAASEGYRAWADRNPEQARAAESTVPLRRVGDPEEDLGGVALFFASDDGAYITGHTLFADGGAHMGAGWQPPRSTTPDGLGHFVADGTS